One part of the Vogesella sp. LIG4 genome encodes these proteins:
- a CDS encoding sensor histidine kinase produces MSRSLRRQLVQWVVIPLLPLAAATAWLAQNNAREAANAAFDRTLQASARSIAERITLQDGELVVDLPVAALEMFDPHFQDRVFYRISFAGGTTVTGDSELPQPPSLPAAGEVRFYDARLRGEEIRSVALGVPLFYGGGQRLLLVQVGETTLSRQALARQLFRQSLAQQWLIGAVAALLVAVGINRALRPLQRVRAILRERAGDPSLQLEVGSVQRELQPLVSALNSALAELEQQLAVQKRFTADAAHQLRTPLTLLKTQAEVTLRMADPAEQRSGVAALVRATDQVIRLANQLLALSRAEPGPNRHDTAELDLAELARAVTLDFVTVALGKSLDLGYEGDEHAPLCGQPLLLREMLSNLVDNAVRYTPAGGEITVGAHARGDEVELTVADSGPGIAPQERALVFERFYRGQQTGGDGCGLGLAIVREIVRGHGGQIRLESASAGGLRVAITLPRQPPAR; encoded by the coding sequence ATGAGCCGTTCGCTGCGCCGCCAGCTGGTGCAGTGGGTGGTGATTCCGTTGCTTCCGCTGGCGGCGGCCACCGCCTGGCTGGCACAGAACAACGCGCGCGAGGCGGCCAATGCCGCCTTCGACCGCACCCTGCAGGCTTCCGCGCGCAGCATTGCCGAGCGCATCACGCTGCAGGATGGCGAACTGGTGGTGGACCTGCCGGTGGCGGCGCTGGAGATGTTCGATCCGCACTTCCAGGACCGGGTGTTCTACCGCATCAGTTTTGCCGGCGGCACCACCGTTACCGGCGATAGCGAACTGCCACAGCCGCCCAGCCTGCCGGCGGCGGGCGAGGTGCGTTTCTACGATGCCCGCCTGCGTGGCGAGGAAATCCGCAGCGTGGCGCTGGGCGTGCCGCTGTTCTACGGCGGTGGCCAGCGCCTGCTGCTGGTGCAGGTGGGCGAGACCACCCTGTCGCGCCAGGCGCTGGCGCGACAGCTGTTCCGCCAGTCGCTGGCACAGCAGTGGCTGATCGGCGCGGTGGCGGCGCTGCTGGTGGCGGTGGGCATCAACCGTGCGCTGCGGCCGCTGCAACGGGTGCGCGCCATCCTGCGCGAGCGTGCCGGCGACCCGTCGCTGCAACTGGAAGTGGGCAGCGTGCAGCGCGAGCTGCAGCCGCTGGTCAGCGCACTCAACAGCGCGCTGGCGGAGCTGGAGCAGCAACTGGCGGTGCAGAAGCGCTTTACCGCCGATGCCGCCCACCAGCTGCGCACCCCGCTGACGCTGTTGAAAACCCAGGCCGAGGTGACGCTGCGCATGGCGGATCCAGCCGAGCAGCGCAGTGGTGTGGCAGCGCTGGTGCGCGCCACCGACCAGGTGATACGGCTGGCCAACCAGCTGCTGGCGCTGTCGCGCGCCGAACCCGGCCCCAACCGCCACGACACCGCCGAGCTGGACCTGGCTGAGCTGGCGCGCGCGGTGACCCTGGACTTCGTCACCGTGGCGCTGGGCAAGTCGCTGGACCTGGGCTACGAGGGCGACGAGCATGCCCCCTTATGCGGCCAACCTTTGCTGCTGCGCGAAATGCTGTCCAACCTGGTGGACAACGCGGTGCGCTACACCCCGGCCGGCGGTGAAATCACCGTCGGTGCGCATGCCCGCGGTGACGAGGTGGAACTGACAGTGGCCGACAGCGGCCCGGGTATTGCGCCGCAGGAGCGCGCGCTGGTGTTCGAGCGCTTCTACCGCGGCCAGCAGACCGGCGGCGACGGCTGCGGCCTCGGTCTTGCCATCGTGCGCGAGATCGTGCGCGGCCACGGCGGCCAGATCCGGCTGGAAAGCGCCAGCGCCGGCGGCCTGCGGGTGGCGATCACCCTGCCCCGTCAGCCACCGGCGCGCTGA
- a CDS encoding group 1 truncated hemoglobin: protein MLTLYERLGGADGIRRIIDDVVANHLSNPAVHPRFAHVADLGHLKEMVFQFFCMGSGGPQVYCGKDMRSAHRGMNISEQEYLAVMDDILTALASNNVAEDARHEVIAILYSLKDEVIRQ, encoded by the coding sequence ATGCTTACCCTTTACGAACGACTTGGCGGCGCCGACGGCATCCGCCGCATCATCGACGACGTGGTGGCCAACCACCTGTCCAACCCGGCTGTGCATCCCCGTTTTGCCCACGTTGCCGACCTTGGCCACCTCAAGGAAATGGTGTTCCAGTTTTTCTGCATGGGTAGTGGCGGGCCGCAGGTGTACTGCGGCAAGGACATGCGCAGCGCGCACCGCGGCATGAATATCAGCGAGCAGGAATACCTGGCGGTGATGGACGATATCCTCACGGCACTGGCCAGCAACAACGTAGCGGAAGACGCCCGCCACGAAGTGATCGCCATCCTGTACAGCCTGAAGGACGAGGTGATCCGGCAGTAA
- the pyrI gene encoding aspartate carbamoyltransferase regulatory subunit, with protein MSEKVYARNVEALKNGTVIDHIPAGMGLRILHLFKLTEYGERVTVGLNLSSGHMGAKDLIKVENLVLSEEQANELALLAPKCTVSVIEDFEVVRKQKLAIPEEVTGIFACANSNCVSHVEPVKSHFTVRVTEHDTKMKCKYCEKVFSKDIVVGSR; from the coding sequence ATGAGCGAAAAAGTCTACGCCCGCAACGTCGAGGCACTGAAAAACGGTACCGTGATCGACCACATCCCGGCCGGTATGGGCCTGCGCATCCTGCACCTGTTCAAACTCACCGAATACGGCGAGCGCGTCACCGTGGGGCTGAACCTGTCCAGCGGCCACATGGGCGCCAAGGATCTGATCAAGGTGGAAAACCTGGTGCTGAGCGAAGAGCAGGCCAACGAGCTGGCGCTGCTGGCACCCAAGTGCACCGTCAGCGTGATCGAGGACTTCGAAGTGGTGCGCAAGCAGAAGCTGGCGATTCCGGAAGAAGTCACCGGCATCTTCGCCTGCGCCAACTCCAACTGCGTATCGCACGTGGAGCCGGTAAAGAGCCATTTCACCGTGCGCGTCACCGAGCACGACACCAAGATGAAGTGCAAATACTGCGAGAAGGTGTTCAGCAAGGACATCGTGGTAGGCAGCCGCTAA
- the pyrB gene encoding aspartate carbamoyltransferase codes for MANPLYRKHILSIPDFSREELELVVETAARLKAKPRADLLKDRLIATCFFEPSTRTRLSFETAVQRLGGNVIGFSDAASTSTKKGETLADTVRIISSYTDAIVMRHPKEGAARVASEFSAVPIINGGDGANQHPSQTLLDLFTLRETQGRLDNLTVAFVGDLKYGRTVHSLAQALSLFGAKFYFVGPESLAMPDYLCEELDERGISYTIAATIEEVIPHIDILYMTRVQRERFDEAEYQKIQGQFVLRADMLRNARPNMKILHPLPRVDEITTDVDSTPHAYYFEQARNGVFARQALLSLVLNETV; via the coding sequence ATGGCCAATCCGCTTTACCGCAAGCACATCCTTTCCATTCCGGACTTCAGCCGTGAAGAGCTGGAACTGGTAGTGGAAACCGCCGCGCGCCTGAAGGCCAAGCCGCGCGCCGACCTGCTCAAGGACCGCCTGATCGCCACCTGCTTCTTCGAGCCGTCCACCCGCACCCGCCTGTCGTTCGAAACCGCGGTGCAGCGCCTGGGCGGCAACGTGATCGGCTTTTCCGACGCCGCCAGTACCTCCACCAAGAAGGGCGAGACCCTGGCCGACACCGTGCGCATCATCAGCAGCTACACCGATGCCATCGTGATGCGTCACCCCAAGGAAGGCGCCGCGCGCGTGGCCAGCGAGTTCTCTGCCGTGCCCATCATCAACGGTGGCGACGGCGCCAACCAGCACCCGTCGCAAACCCTGCTGGACCTGTTCACCCTGCGCGAAACCCAGGGCCGGCTGGACAACCTCACCGTGGCCTTCGTCGGCGACCTCAAGTACGGCCGCACCGTGCACTCGCTGGCGCAGGCGCTGTCGCTGTTCGGCGCCAAGTTCTACTTTGTCGGCCCCGAGTCGCTGGCAATGCCTGACTACCTGTGCGAGGAGCTGGACGAGCGCGGCATCAGCTACACCATCGCTGCCACCATCGAAGAAGTGATCCCGCACATCGACATCCTGTACATGACCCGCGTGCAGCGCGAGCGCTTCGACGAGGCCGAGTACCAGAAGATCCAGGGCCAGTTCGTGCTGCGCGCCGACATGCTGCGCAACGCGCGCCCGAACATGAAGATCCTGCACCCGCTGCCGCGGGTGGACGAAATCACCACCGACGTGGACAGCACCCCGCATGCCTACTACTTCGAACAGGCCCGCAACGGCGTGTTCGCACGCCAGGCGCTGCTGTCGCTGGTACTGAACGAAACGGTGTGA